In the Bombus pyrosoma isolate SC7728 linkage group LG15, ASM1482585v1, whole genome shotgun sequence genome, one interval contains:
- the LOC122575497 gene encoding uncharacterized protein LOC122575497, translating to MTSDVKRTDERGREAFVCKQRKEEMDKGPKRNEEGSGNEILTLCGHTETEIWVPCWLDLIFNGRISIKRFCANTNSTALLSGPVNFEFDSDSSQLIQFFSHYKILLVTKCNLERRTINKPLKSTGNSHAVSDCLTDNCAYQRVQRCIECTRTNVVYIFLT from the exons ATGACATCGGACGTAAAACGGACGGATGAAAGAGGTCGGGAAGCGTTCGTTTGTaagcaaagaaaagaagagatgGACAAGGGTCcgaagagaaacgaggaagGGAGTGGGAACGAGATATTAACCCTTTGTGGTCATACCGAAACAGAGATATGGGTACCATGTTGGttggatttaatttttaatggacGAATATCA ATTAAACGTTTCTGTGCAAACACGAACAGTACTGCTTTACTATCGGGACCAGTAAACTTCGAATTTGATTCTGACAGCTCGcaattgatacaatttttctcgcattataaaattttgttggtTACGAAGTGCAACTTAGAAAGAAGGACGATTAACAAACCACTTAAATCGACAGGGAACAGCCACGCTGTCTCAGACTGCCTGACGGATAACTGTGCATACCAACGTGTACAAAGATGCATAGAATGCACCAGAACAAAcgtagtttatatttttttaacgtga